In the Verrucomicrobiota bacterium genome, one interval contains:
- a CDS encoding transposase family protein, whose translation MSNTNVIPVQPAGLNSLLTHFQTLPDPRGNRTKDHPLMDLLVIAICTLLCGGETFRCVCPDANIYVTLPESNRLIFFPHENNIG comes from the coding sequence ATGTCAAACACCAATGTTATTCCTGTCCAACCGGCCGGCCTGAACAGCTTGCTCACCCATTTCCAGACGTTGCCCGATCCGCGCGGCAACCGCACCAAGGACCACCCGCTCATGGATCTGTTGGTGATCGCCATCTGCACGCTCCTGTGCGGGGGCGAAACCTTTAGATGCGTTTGCCCTGATGCAAACATTTACGTCACTTTACCTGAAAGCAATCGCCTGATATTTTTTCCGCATGAGAACAACATTGGCTGA
- a CDS encoding type II toxin-antitoxin system prevent-host-death family antitoxin: protein MRTTLAEPEIVTRKGRPVSVIVPIKDYEELLERAEDADDVAWLKQARRKPLQFRSLADYLATRKGK, encoded by the coding sequence ATGAGAACAACATTGGCTGAACCAGAAATCGTGACACGCAAAGGCCGACCTGTGTCTGTTATCGTGCCGATCAAGGACTACGAAGAGCTGTTGGAACGAGCGGAAGATGCGGATGACGTGGCTTGGCTCAAACAGGCTCGCCGCAAGCCGCTTCAATTTCGCTCGTTGGCGGACTACCTGGCTACCCGCAAGGGCAAGTAA
- a CDS encoding SprT-like domain-containing protein — protein MTAALPNGQPAMAGVSDVLNPNSEAAARPPSAPLDFGLMAHLEQWCHLWQVPDLPAQIHILFSPRLHCALGRCRPRQGRITLSDILLLEPNHKLLVETLCHEAAHLAAYQKFGARIKPHGPEWRHLMQVAGYAPNVTARREHVFGLEQRLAKIRRRYEYHCPQCNITHLRRSQNPRLRCRACFTAGRSGLLLIRHLF, from the coding sequence ATGACTGCGGCACTCCCCAACGGCCAGCCCGCCATGGCGGGCGTATCAGATGTGTTGAACCCGAATTCCGAGGCTGCAGCGAGACCTCCGAGTGCGCCTTTGGATTTCGGGTTGATGGCACATCTGGAGCAATGGTGCCACCTCTGGCAGGTGCCTGACTTGCCGGCGCAGATCCATATCCTGTTCAGTCCGCGTTTGCATTGCGCCTTGGGCCGCTGTCGGCCACGGCAAGGCCGGATTACCCTTAGTGATATTCTGTTGCTGGAACCGAATCACAAACTTCTGGTGGAAACCCTTTGTCACGAAGCCGCGCATCTGGCCGCCTACCAAAAATTCGGCGCCCGGATCAAGCCGCATGGTCCGGAGTGGCGCCACCTGATGCAGGTCGCCGGTTACGCGCCGAATGTCACGGCCCGGCGTGAACATGTCTTTGGCCTGGAACAGCGTTTGGCGAAGATTCGGCGACGGTACGAATATCACTGTCCGCAGTGCAACATCACCCATTTGCGGCGATCCCAAAATCCTCGCCTGCGCTGTCGCGCCTGCTTTACCGCAGGTCGCAGCGGCCTGCTCCTTATCCGCCATCTTTTTTAA